One part of the Phaenicophaeus curvirostris isolate KB17595 chromosome 2, BPBGC_Pcur_1.0, whole genome shotgun sequence genome encodes these proteins:
- the LOC138717678 gene encoding nuclear receptor subfamily 0 group B member 2-like produces the protein MASKISAEKFGKCQCETHHAKSILYQILNKEHRRENKWHQQYCSLLCSTGNKGCSCMDRRRAVLKTPEATCRKASEVLLKTLTFIRNLPSFYHVPWEDQLVLIQQNWAPLFVLGMAQEGVDFDLTEISAPSLLKKILLNQSLTANNEPGSSSQGASLAEVQKMKNLLWKFWDLDISAKEYAYLKGIILFNSGCYALKCLPYVQTLQQEAQQALMEFISRMFHRNLRRFAWILQLVASLRVIDADAIEELFFRPTLGDATLNVILLETLYIKPNCL, from the exons ATGGCTAGCAAGATCTCAGCTGAGAAATTTGGGAAATGCCAGTGTGAGACCCACCATGCTAAGAGCATCCTGTACCAGATCCTCAACAAAGAGCACAGACGTGAAAACAAGTGGCACCAGCAGTATTGCAGTCTCCTTTGCTCCACGGGAAACAAGGGCTGCTCTTGTATGGACAGAAGAAGAGCCGTCTTGAAAACGCCAGAAGCCACGTGCAGAAAAGCTTCTGAAGTACTCTTGAAGACTTTAACTTTTATTAGAAACTTGCCTTCTTTTTATCATGTGCCTTGGGAGgatcagcttgtcctcatacaGCAGAACTGGGCCCCTCTTTTTGTCCTTGGCATGGCACAAGAAGGGGTGGATTTTGACCTGACAGAGATTTCTGCCCCTagtttattgaaaaaaatcctcctcAACCAGTCTTTGACAGCTAACAATGAACCAGGCAGCTCATCACAGGGAGCATCTCTAGCAGAAGTTCAGAAGATGAAGAATTTATTGTGGAAATTCTGGGACCTGGACATAAGTGCAAAAGAATATGCCTATCTTAAAGgtattattctttttaattctg gaTGCTATGCCCTAAAATGTCTCCCCTATGTACAAACACTGCAGCAGGAAGCTCAGCAAGCCTTGATGGAGTTTATCTCAAGGATGTTCCACAGGAACCTACGCAGGTTTGCTTGGATTCTTCAGCTAGTTGCCTCTCTTAGAGTCATTGATGCAGATGCTATTGAAGAGCTCTTCTTCAGGCCCACCCTAGGAGATGCCACCTTAAATGTAATACTTCTAGAAACCCTGTACATCAAGCCAAATTGCCTTTGA